In Colletotrichum higginsianum IMI 349063 chromosome 3, whole genome shotgun sequence, a genomic segment contains:
- a CDS encoding Zinc-regulated transporter 1, with amino-acid sequence MTSSIGPIVNLTQVSQADVICYYALSGNDYNGHLGARISSIFVILFVSTAFTVFPIASKRLKTLKIPRSAYTFARYFGSGVILATAFIHLLEPAYKRIGPRTCIGESGHWGDYSWCAAIVLASALGIFSLDLAAEVYVERKYGQDRNENAVEALVSGIPPDGLQQADDSPESTREKQTENCNDKKSSSSIESGQSVERSFRQQIAAFLILEFGIIVHSVIIGLNLGVTGSEFATLYPVLVFHQSFEGLGIGARMSSIPFGKHTWLPWILCAAYGLTTPVSIAIGLGVRTTYVPKSKQALMVQGILNAISAGLLIYSSLVELLARDFLFDPSRSRRRSQIMYMFSCMVLGAGIMSLIGFWA; translated from the coding sequence ATGACTTCTTCCATCGGTCCTATTGTCAACTTGACTCAAGTCAGTCAAGCGGACGTGATCTGCTACTACGCGTTATCCGGCAACGACTACAACGGccacctcggcgcccgcatctcgtccatcttcgtcatcctcTTCGTTTCAACGGCCTTCACCGTCTTCCCCATCGCATCGAAACGGCTCAAAACTCTAAAGATCCCCCGTTCCGCCTACACCTTTGCTCGCTACTTTGGCAGCGGCGTCATATTGGCAACGGCCTTCATCCATCTCCTCGAACCGGCGTACAAGCGAATCGGCCCGCGGACGTGCATCGGGGAATCCGGCCACTGGGGTGACTACTCATGGTGCGCTGCCATCGTCCTGGCCTCGGCGCTCGGCATCTTCTCGCTAGATctcgcggccgaggtctACGTTGAGCGGAAGTACGGACAAGACAGGAACGAGAATGCCGTCGAGGCACTTGTCTCAGGCATCCCTCCCGACGGCCTGCAGCAAGCGGACGACAGTCCGGAAAGTACACGAGAAAAGCAGACCGAGAACTGCAACGACAAGAAGTCATCGTCTTCTATCGAGAGTGGCCAGTCTGTTGAGCGCTCCTTTCGGCAGCAAATCGCCGCCTTTCTCATACTCGAGTTCGGCATCATCGTCCACTCAGTCATCATCGGACTGAACCTCGGCGTCACGGGGTCCGAGTTCGCCACGCTGTATCCCGTCCTGGTCTTTCATCAGTCGTTCGAGGGTCTCGGGATCGGCGCCCGCATGTCGTCCATCCCGTTCGGCAAGCATACTTGGCTCCCGTGGATCCTGTGCGCCGCGTACGGTCTCACGACGCCGGTCTCTATCGCCATCGGGCTTGGCGTGCGAACGACCTACGTTCCCAAATCCAAGCAAGCTCTCATGGTGCAGGGGATCCTGAacgccatctcggccggTCTGCTCATCTACAGCTCCCTGGTTGAGCTATTGGCCCGAGACTTCCTATTCGACCCTagccgcagccgcagacGCTCGCAGATCATGTACATGTTTTCTTGCATGGTTCTTGGTGCTGGAATCATGTCCCTGATTGGGTTTTGGGCCTAG
- a CDS encoding NAD-dependent deacetylase sirtuin-5, with product MAGTTSNVPALDPAAVTDFQDTLKKSKRIIAVIGAGLSAPSGLAVFRGTSGLWRNQDVMQIASPAGFRHDPGLSWQFYSYRRQDALRAEPNLAHYALAELARRVPGFVALTQNVDNLSPRAGHPPGQLKELHGNLFTLACVDAAGCGYVERDNFEECLTPALDPSKDEKATMGSIDPDNRPRASPLLLAGIARKHAQILGDSYQGSTPTTRDLAALKPPEQSASAPVASVPLSSGLTKEDLPQCPKCKSEILRPGVVWFGEPLPVDVVEETEAVFDDPEPIDLCLTIGTSSRVWPAAGYADMARKKGARVAVINTSADDAKNVRADRDWVFVGDAAVVLPELLRPVVGEVA from the coding sequence ATGGCCGGAACAACGAGCAACGTGCCTGCTCTGGATCCAGCGGCGGTCACCGACTTCCAAGACACCCTCAAAAAGTCTAAACGTATCATCGCAGTCATCGGCGCAGGCCTCTCGGCGCCTTCGGGCCTGGCCGTCTTCCGGGGCACCAGCGGGCTATGGAGGAACCAGGACGTGATGCAGATCGCCTCGCCTGCTGGTTTCCGTCACGACCCGGGCCTCAGCTGGCAGTTCTACTCGTATCGTCGACAAGACGCGCTCCGCGCCGAACCGAACCTGGCTCACTACGCCCTGGCAGAGCTGGCCCGCCGCGTTCCCGGCTTCGTCGCCCTGACGCAGAACGTCGACAATCTCAGCCCGCGCGCCGGCCACCCGCCCGGCCAGCTAAAGGAGCTCCACGGCAACCTGTTCACCTTGGCGTGCGTCGATGCGGCCGGGTGCGGGTACGTCGAGCGCGACAACTTTGAAGAGTGCCTGACGCCGGCCCTTGACCCTTCCAAAGACGAGAAGGCGACCATGGGGAGTATCGACCCCGACAACAGGCCCAGGGCGAGCCCGCTCTTGCTGGCTGGCATCGCCCGGAAGCACGCGCAGATCCTCGGGGACAGCTACCAGGGCAGCACCCCGACCACGCGGGATCTGGCCGCTCTCAAGCCCCCGGAGCAATCGGCGAGTGCCCCGGTCGCCAGCGTCCCGCTGTCGTCGGGTTTGACGAAGGAGGATCTGCCGCAGTGCCCCAAGTGCAAGAGCGAGATCCTCCGACCCGGGGTTGTGTGGTTCGGCGAGCCTCTacccgtcgacgtcgtggaGGAGACCGAGGCAGTCTTTGACGACCCTGAGCCGATTGATCTCTGCCTCACCATAGGCACCTCCAGCAGGGTCTGGCCGGCCGCCGGGTACGCCGACATGGCCCGGAAGAAGGGTGCGAGGGTTGCCGTCATCAACAcgagcgccgacgacgccaagaATGTCCGGGCAGATCGGGATTGGGTGTTTGTGGGGGACGCGGCAGTTGTCTTGCCGGAGCTGCTGAGGCCCGTCGTTGGCGAAGTGGCATGA